One Polyangiaceae bacterium DNA window includes the following coding sequences:
- a CDS encoding M20/M25/M40 family metallo-hydrolase produces the protein MHETNLPNATDDAFLQRFCALVSEFVSARSTASHPEGLGHVRQAIAARLSALGFTVNMLGEKRAAPVVVAVRPGAKDAPNVGLFAHYDVEEAGDGWSTDPFVPVIADGRVHGRGTGDNLGPLALRLLALEDALNTNDRLPGLVWVIQGEEEIGSPWAHSVFPTLDLPPVAIWLEETGYFEEDGTQRILARRIPPKLSRVVDCITAMASAAGRDVRILDRYLNKAFGEARCPCLTHLLRDAPYLAIGPNDTRTRIHAANESLPLGTILLSKAQFVSVLHEVARCE, from the coding sequence ATGCACGAGACGAACCTGCCGAACGCAACAGACGACGCGTTCTTGCAGCGCTTCTGCGCGCTCGTTTCCGAGTTTGTCTCGGCACGCAGCACCGCCAGCCATCCCGAAGGGCTCGGGCATGTACGCCAAGCCATCGCGGCGCGTTTGTCCGCGTTGGGTTTTACCGTGAACATGCTGGGCGAAAAGCGTGCGGCACCCGTCGTCGTCGCCGTTCGTCCGGGCGCAAAAGATGCACCAAACGTCGGCCTTTTCGCGCATTACGACGTCGAAGAAGCCGGCGACGGTTGGTCCACCGATCCGTTTGTCCCCGTCATCGCCGACGGTCGCGTCCATGGCCGAGGCACGGGTGACAACCTCGGGCCGCTCGCATTACGACTGCTCGCGCTCGAAGATGCTTTGAACACAAACGATCGGCTGCCCGGGCTCGTGTGGGTCATCCAAGGCGAAGAAGAAATCGGTTCTCCTTGGGCGCACTCGGTTTTCCCAACGCTCGACCTGCCTCCCGTGGCCATTTGGCTCGAAGAAACCGGCTACTTCGAAGAAGATGGGACACAACGCATCCTGGCACGACGTATTCCGCCGAAATTGTCTCGCGTCGTCGATTGCATAACTGCCATGGCGAGCGCAGCGGGACGTGACGTGCGCATTCTCGATAGGTACTTGAACAAAGCGTTTGGCGAGGCACGCTGCCCCTGTTTGACGCATCTCTTGCGTGATGCTCCGTATCTCGCGATCGGCCCCAACGATACGCGTACGCGCATTCACGCCGCAAACGAATCCTTACCGCTCGGCACGATACTCTTGTCGAAAGCACAGTTTGTCTCGGTTCTTCACGAGGTCGCTCGATGCGAGTGA
- a CDS encoding arylamine N-acetyltransferase, which translates to MRVIDDPDLGNWLTRAEAEAFCERLGVNVSQRDAAKLGALVRAYLGKIPFHNVHMLVRYGREPSRAEILADMGRGLGGPCNVMNPFFAALLAQLGYDVTLLSGSMQQPDCHIALCVRFGEHAYWADVGNGHPYLEPIRLGDESPKFSAGLGYRLVARPSCGYVIEHQFDRGGPWKTCYTFTLEPRPHRFFAAMIAEHHTKPGFGPFMTGLRLIRVPDGSLTAIRDDVLLTGRDVIQKHHLASKNALIDAVTEHFGDIDLPIRDAVKVLERQGITMFSSRSERNDEDVLRE; encoded by the coding sequence ATGCGAGTGATCGACGACCCCGATCTAGGAAATTGGCTCACGCGCGCGGAAGCGGAGGCATTCTGCGAGCGGCTCGGCGTCAACGTTAGCCAACGAGATGCCGCGAAACTCGGCGCGCTTGTCCGCGCGTACCTTGGAAAAATTCCGTTTCACAACGTTCACATGCTCGTGCGTTATGGTCGCGAGCCTTCGCGGGCGGAAATTCTCGCGGATATGGGCCGGGGACTCGGCGGCCCGTGCAACGTCATGAACCCGTTTTTCGCGGCACTCCTCGCGCAGCTTGGTTATGATGTCACGCTGCTCAGCGGATCGATGCAGCAGCCCGATTGCCACATTGCGCTCTGCGTACGTTTCGGCGAACATGCCTATTGGGCCGATGTGGGCAACGGGCATCCGTACCTCGAACCGATTCGACTTGGTGACGAGTCTCCGAAATTCTCCGCGGGTCTCGGGTATCGTCTCGTTGCACGACCATCTTGCGGGTATGTCATCGAGCATCAGTTCGACCGTGGGGGGCCGTGGAAAACGTGTTATACATTCACGCTCGAGCCGCGGCCGCATCGTTTTTTTGCCGCAATGATCGCCGAACATCACACGAAACCCGGTTTCGGCCCATTCATGACCGGCTTGCGCCTCATTCGGGTACCCGACGGATCGCTCACCGCCATTCGTGACGATGTCCTTCTGACCGGACGCGACGTGATCCAGAAGCATCACCTGGCCAGCAAAAATGCGCTCATTGATGCAGTGACCGAGCATTTTGGCGATATTGATTTGCCTATTCGGGACGCCGTCAAAGTGCTCGAAAGGCAAGGTATTACGATGTTTTCATCAAGGAGTGAACGAAATGATGAAGACGTTTTGCGTGAATGA
- a CDS encoding phytanoyl-CoA dioxygenase family protein — protein sequence MMKTFCVNDTRAKVFFDEHGFVIIEPQFCHDERKALLRALEGLIDKYSQEQGLHRDTYLENISQWRDIWREDASGTYRALLQDERLWATAAHFLGHRGTRLLHDHVIMKPARASGTVPWHQDYPYWPVAPAEGLSCWCPLEDVGPEGGCLEVIDGSHLFGESPPQDFLAGGRAEFDVHDDLVRLPARAGSIVVLHSLTWHRTGPNLDAGSRPAYISLWLPADARYAPEHSGWHPVNEHVTVKPGEVLNDDWFPRFGELVVREHVTASPHAAPPFDASSDTLSMFTASATIAEQLRTILERAGAGHRVGGIGVLLSVDGAAEMIVRETLRAGVCRADQVRDLERALANLRISADAYRLHRARNVYNGAYSEWWNVAGRAWSAHLRAERSGLAEI from the coding sequence ATGATGAAGACGTTTTGCGTGAATGACACGAGGGCCAAGGTTTTTTTCGACGAACATGGGTTCGTCATCATCGAGCCGCAGTTTTGTCATGATGAGCGTAAAGCTCTGCTCCGAGCGCTCGAGGGGTTGATAGACAAATATTCGCAAGAGCAGGGCCTCCACCGCGACACGTATTTGGAGAACATTTCGCAATGGCGCGACATCTGGCGCGAGGACGCTTCGGGAACGTATCGCGCTTTGTTGCAGGACGAGCGGCTATGGGCAACGGCCGCGCATTTTCTGGGGCACCGGGGGACACGACTTTTGCACGATCATGTCATCATGAAACCGGCTCGGGCGAGCGGGACTGTGCCATGGCACCAGGATTATCCGTATTGGCCCGTAGCACCCGCGGAAGGTTTGTCCTGCTGGTGTCCACTCGAGGACGTTGGGCCCGAGGGCGGATGTCTCGAAGTCATCGATGGTTCACATCTCTTTGGAGAAAGCCCGCCGCAGGACTTCTTGGCAGGTGGGCGCGCTGAATTCGACGTACACGATGACCTCGTGCGTTTGCCCGCGCGCGCAGGAAGCATCGTCGTGCTCCACAGTTTGACGTGGCATCGTACCGGGCCAAACCTGGATGCAGGCTCTCGCCCGGCATACATCTCGTTATGGCTTCCCGCGGATGCTCGATATGCGCCGGAGCATTCGGGGTGGCATCCCGTGAACGAGCACGTAACGGTGAAGCCAGGCGAGGTGCTCAACGATGATTGGTTTCCCCGGTTCGGGGAACTTGTCGTACGCGAGCACGTAACGGCATCTCCACACGCGGCGCCACCTTTCGATGCGTCGAGCGATACTCTTTCGATGTTTACAGCGTCCGCGACGATTGCAGAACAATTGCGCACCATTCTCGAACGAGCAGGCGCGGGGCATCGAGTCGGGGGCATCGGCGTATTGCTTTCCGTGGATGGGGCTGCCGAAATGATTGTCCGTGAAACGCTCCGGGCGGGGGTCTGCCGAGCAGACCAAGTGCGTGATCTGGAAAGAGCACTGGCGAATCTGCGGATTTCGGCCGATGCATATCGGCTTCATCGAGCTCGCAACGTATACAATGGTGCTTACAGCGAATGGTGGAACGTCGCCGGTAGGGCGTGGAGTGCCCATCTTCGCGCCGAACGAAGCGGTTTGGCAGAGATATGA
- a CDS encoding helix-turn-helix transcriptional regulator — protein sequence MPRRTKATPFTLKFGARMRALRTELGISLSRLADATSISKGHLSSIEQGLASITIETVERIAIGLGTCSPVLLSFPKENDIAQIVDLVRQLPKRELKRLRRELKALVAEHEMEE from the coding sequence ATGCCCAGACGAACCAAAGCCACACCGTTCACGCTCAAGTTCGGGGCTCGGATGCGGGCACTGCGTACCGAGCTTGGAATTTCACTCAGTCGGCTTGCAGACGCGACGTCGATATCGAAGGGTCATCTTTCGAGCATTGAACAAGGTTTGGCCTCGATCACGATCGAGACCGTGGAGCGAATTGCGATTGGCCTCGGCACTTGCTCTCCGGTCCTCTTGTCCTTCCCGAAAGAGAATGATATTGCGCAGATAGTGGATTTGGTTCGCCAACTTCCCAAACGCGAGCTCAAACGATTACGCCGCGAGCTGAAGGCGCTCGTGGCAGAGCATGAGATGGAGGAGTGA
- a CDS encoding peptidylprolyl isomerase: protein MPQPPAVLVATCLVLLSSGCSKEEPSRGPSAGPSSGLSADSSLVASALPSPSAAAPKASTTAGRDGNDPLFHPEKATLTAPDKFRVEFVTTKGNFIVEVTRAWSPHGADRFYNLVKLGFYDGVRFHRAIDDFMVQFGIHPEPSVNGAWYKAFIPDDPVVESNRRSYVTFAHAGKDTRTTQIFISYVDKQRRLDKDGFSPFGKVVEGMNVVDSLYKGYGELSPKGKGPNASRAQREGQAYLDAEFPKLDAIKQARVL, encoded by the coding sequence ATGCCCCAACCGCCTGCTGTTCTCGTCGCGACATGCTTGGTCCTTCTTTCGAGTGGATGCTCGAAAGAAGAGCCGTCGCGCGGGCCTTCTGCGGGGCCGTCGTCGGGTTTGTCCGCGGATTCTTCGCTCGTCGCGTCCGCTCTGCCGTCTCCATCTGCCGCGGCGCCCAAGGCATCCACGACTGCTGGGCGCGATGGGAACGATCCCCTGTTTCACCCCGAGAAAGCGACGCTCACCGCGCCCGACAAATTCCGCGTCGAGTTCGTGACGACGAAGGGCAACTTCATCGTCGAAGTGACGCGCGCATGGTCACCGCATGGCGCGGATCGATTCTACAACTTGGTGAAACTCGGGTTTTACGACGGCGTGCGCTTCCACCGCGCCATCGACGACTTCATGGTTCAATTCGGCATTCATCCCGAACCTTCCGTCAATGGAGCTTGGTACAAGGCGTTCATCCCGGATGATCCCGTGGTCGAAAGCAATCGCCGTTCGTACGTCACGTTCGCCCACGCGGGCAAGGACACACGCACCACGCAAATCTTCATCAGCTACGTGGACAAACAGCGGCGCCTCGACAAGGACGGTTTTTCTCCGTTCGGCAAAGTCGTCGAAGGAATGAACGTCGTCGATTCGCTCTACAAAGGGTACGGCGAATTGTCCCCCAAGGGCAAAGGCCCAAATGCAAGCCGCGCGCAGCGCGAGGGCCAAGCCTACCTCGACGCCGAATTCCCCAAGCTCGATGCCATCAAACAGGCACGAGTGCTTTGA